The following proteins come from a genomic window of Paenibacillus swuensis:
- a CDS encoding helix-turn-helix domain-containing protein, which yields MLPQVHSVGDMIVKPGFTLGPRVLGDYELVYFPSANGTTYTFKDQIYTLDKPSLLFTKPGEEHTYYFDRGGPVRHLYVHFEMNELMASDSSYETWLDHPVLLPLRKGSLVPVLFSQMLQIAHQQPRSWQRRIGVVLLAILEEWGDSADLLQYEQHPDIPSPIQKAISHMESRLHLPITIESIAEITGWTHEHFTRKFHKIYGITPKKALLERRIRRAEQLLITEDWTVKRVAYESGFGDEHHFSKMFKQLRGMPATVFRERYADPYLRNTATVEGLHLPYPINTSVFVSD from the coding sequence ATGCTGCCACAGGTGCATTCGGTCGGCGACATGATCGTAAAACCGGGTTTCACGTTAGGGCCGCGCGTGTTAGGCGATTACGAGCTGGTTTATTTTCCTTCCGCCAATGGCACAACATATACTTTTAAAGATCAAATTTACACCTTGGATAAGCCTAGCCTTTTGTTTACCAAGCCCGGCGAGGAGCACACGTACTATTTTGACCGTGGGGGGCCGGTAAGGCATTTATATGTTCATTTTGAGATGAACGAACTAATGGCTAGTGATTCTTCCTATGAGACATGGCTGGATCATCCTGTCCTGTTGCCTTTGCGAAAGGGTAGTCTTGTGCCGGTATTATTTAGTCAGATGCTGCAAATCGCGCATCAACAGCCAAGAAGCTGGCAACGCCGAATCGGGGTCGTGCTGCTGGCTATATTGGAAGAATGGGGAGATTCAGCAGACCTGCTGCAGTACGAGCAACATCCCGACATTCCTTCTCCTATTCAGAAGGCGATATCCCATATGGAATCCCGCCTGCATCTGCCCATTACGATTGAAAGCATTGCTGAAATTACGGGATGGACGCATGAACATTTCACACGCAAATTTCACAAGATCTACGGCATCACGCCCAAGAAGGCGTTACTGGAACGCCGAATCCGGCGGGCTGAGCAATTGTTGATTACGGAAGACTGGACGGTGAAGCGTGTGGCCTACGAATCGGGATTTGGGGATGAGCATCATTTCTCCAAAATGTTCAAGCAACTCCGAGGCATGCCTGCGACCGTATTCCGCGAGCGGTATGCGGATCCTTATTTGCGTAACACCGCAACAGTGGAAGGACTGCATTTGCCCTATCCGATCAATACATCTGTGTTTGTTTCCGACTAA
- the kduD gene encoding 2-dehydro-3-deoxy-D-gluconate 5-dehydrogenase KduD codes for MSIFDLTGRIAIVTGAGRGLGRAIAVGLAQAGADVALVTNNTPADAVKQEIEALGRQALTIQCDMSDREALPEVIGKTLEAFGRIDILVNNAGIIRRTPAAEHAYEDWQEVLDVNLNSVFVLCQLAGKQMLEQGSGKIINIASMLSYQGGVFVPGYTASKHAIAGLTKSLANEWASKGVNVNGIAPGYMTTDNTEALRDDPVRSKQILDRIPAGRWGTGEDIAGSAVFLASSASDYVNGHILCVDGGWMNR; via the coding sequence ATGAGCATATTTGATTTAACGGGGCGGATTGCGATCGTAACCGGTGCGGGACGCGGTCTCGGACGGGCCATCGCCGTCGGTTTGGCACAAGCGGGTGCGGATGTAGCTCTTGTTACGAACAACACCCCCGCGGATGCCGTAAAGCAAGAGATTGAAGCATTGGGCCGTCAAGCGCTGACGATACAATGTGACATGTCTGATCGTGAAGCCCTGCCAGAGGTGATTGGCAAGACTTTGGAAGCGTTTGGCCGCATTGACATTCTGGTCAATAACGCGGGCATCATTCGCCGCACTCCAGCGGCGGAACATGCTTACGAAGACTGGCAGGAAGTACTGGACGTTAACCTGAATTCGGTGTTCGTCTTGTGCCAACTGGCGGGAAAGCAGATGCTGGAGCAAGGCTCAGGCAAGATCATTAACATCGCCTCCATGCTGTCGTACCAAGGTGGCGTCTTCGTTCCCGGCTATACGGCGAGCAAGCATGCCATTGCGGGATTAACCAAGTCACTGGCTAATGAATGGGCCTCCAAGGGGGTTAACGTGAACGGAATTGCACCGGGGTATATGACAACGGACAATACTGAGGCATTAAGGGACGATCCGGTTCGTAGCAAGCAAATCTTGGACCGTATTCCTGCCGGGCGTTGGGGTACGGGCGAAGATATAGCCGGATCTGCCGTATTCTTGGCTTCATCAGCTTCAGATTATGTGAACGGACACATTCTTTGCGTAGATGGCGGCTGGATGAACCGGTAA
- a CDS encoding DeoR/GlpR family DNA-binding transcription regulator codes for MLAAERHRRIMEDLERDKSVRVSMLSETYGVTEKTIREDLEKLEEKGLLSRTHGGAVMMTEGEDNLFPLQYPNAKHRKAKEAIADYAVSQIEHDDIIALDAGSTTLEIARRLKNAPLTVLTNDLFIIRELTAKEQIRLVVPGGYRHQNLLIGNDMHDWVRRLNVHKLFLSTTGIHPEYGLTIFTEELLKLKKVYMECSKTVYCVSDHSKFDKGALITFAALSDVHCMITDSGADEELMDKYSNYFGSIVRA; via the coding sequence ATGTTGGCAGCGGAACGACACAGACGGATTATGGAAGATTTGGAGCGGGACAAGAGTGTGCGGGTTAGCATGTTAAGTGAGACCTACGGCGTAACCGAGAAGACGATTCGGGAAGATTTGGAGAAGCTGGAGGAGAAGGGCCTGCTGTCACGGACACATGGCGGCGCCGTGATGATGACGGAGGGGGAGGATAACCTCTTTCCGTTGCAATATCCTAATGCGAAGCACCGAAAAGCGAAGGAAGCCATTGCCGATTACGCGGTGAGCCAGATCGAGCATGACGATATTATCGCTTTGGACGCCGGAAGCACTACGCTCGAAATCGCCAGAAGATTGAAGAATGCTCCGTTGACTGTGCTTACGAACGATCTGTTCATCATTCGCGAACTCACGGCCAAAGAACAGATTCGTCTTGTCGTGCCCGGGGGTTACCGGCATCAGAACCTATTGATCGGCAATGATATGCATGATTGGGTGCGCAGGCTGAATGTACATAAACTGTTTCTGTCCACCACCGGGATCCATCCGGAGTATGGCTTGACGATCTTCACGGAGGAACTGCTCAAGTTGAAGAAAGTCTACATGGAATGTTCCAAAACCGTCTATTGCGTTTCCGATCACAGCAAATTCGACAAGGGAGCGCTCATTACGTTTGCGGCATTGTCCGATGTGCACTGCATGATTACCGACAGCGGTGCCGACGAAGAATTAATGGATAAATACAGCAACTATTTCGGTTCTATCGTTCGAGCTTAG
- the kduI gene encoding 5-dehydro-4-deoxy-D-glucuronate isomerase translates to MQIRHTTNPTDVKAYTTERLRSEFLIESLFVEDQLKLTYTHYDRMIVGGAVPVKGSIELSAGDALKTEYFLERREVALLNIGGEALIAVDGETHELSRLDALYVGMGAKNVTLQSKDTANPARIYICSALAHATYPTRKISVETANPLHLGSIETSNERTIYQYIHADGVQSCQLMLGVTCLKPGNVWNTMPAHVHDRRMEAYLYFDVKPESRVFHFMGEPSETRHLVVANEQAVISPPWSVHSGAGTGNYSFIWSMAGENYTFKDMDIVPMDTLK, encoded by the coding sequence ATGCAAATTCGTCACACAACCAACCCAACGGATGTTAAAGCTTACACTACGGAACGTTTAAGAAGTGAATTTCTGATTGAATCGCTGTTTGTGGAAGATCAGCTGAAGCTGACATACACGCACTATGACCGTATGATCGTAGGCGGCGCTGTACCGGTGAAGGGCTCCATCGAGCTGTCCGCGGGTGACGCGTTGAAAACAGAATACTTCCTGGAGCGCCGTGAGGTGGCTCTGCTCAATATCGGCGGAGAAGCGCTGATCGCCGTAGACGGTGAAACACATGAACTGTCCCGCTTGGACGCTTTGTATGTCGGTATGGGCGCAAAGAATGTAACGCTGCAAAGCAAGGACACCGCGAATCCGGCGAGAATATATATCTGTTCCGCTTTGGCCCATGCGACGTATCCTACACGCAAAATCTCCGTTGAAACGGCCAATCCGTTGCATTTGGGATCCATTGAAACTTCCAATGAGCGTACCATCTACCAGTATATCCACGCGGACGGCGTACAAAGCTGCCAGTTGATGCTGGGTGTTACTTGCCTGAAGCCGGGCAACGTATGGAATACGATGCCGGCGCATGTGCATGATCGCCGGATGGAAGCTTACCTGTATTTTGACGTTAAACCGGAATCACGTGTGTTTCACTTCATGGGTGAACCTTCGGAGACCCGTCACCTGGTAGTAGCCAATGAGCAAGCGGTTATTTCTCCGCCATGGTCTGTTCACTCGGGCGCGGGAACCGGCAATTATTCCTTCATCTGGTCGATGGCCGGTGAGAACTATACATTTAAAGATATGGATATCGTCCCTATGGATACGCTAAAATAA
- a CDS encoding phytanoyl-CoA dioxygenase family protein has product MITEKDVEFYKENGYLLVRGVFNPQEVEEMREAVDAIIQRAAQTKLDSNDAWQGDFLPKEELKKLVLKGFHDVHYHDAAFTRAIVHPNMKAVLTRIIGPNVQLHHSKMLVKPPENGAAFPMHQDYPYFPHENHSMLAASVHLDRADEENGCLRVIPGSHRQGELPHVGSYYLNHKEYPITDGIPCVAEAGDVLFFNYLTIHGSESNKSSRTRRNILFQCRDASDYPTVNTHFDWGMGLMIAGHNPDFTKVKPEFKIV; this is encoded by the coding sequence ATGATTACCGAAAAGGATGTAGAATTTTACAAAGAAAATGGGTATTTACTGGTGAGAGGCGTATTCAACCCGCAGGAAGTGGAAGAGATGAGAGAAGCGGTAGACGCGATTATCCAGCGTGCTGCACAGACGAAACTGGACAGCAACGATGCGTGGCAAGGAGATTTTTTGCCTAAGGAGGAGCTCAAAAAGCTGGTGCTGAAAGGATTTCATGACGTCCATTACCATGATGCCGCCTTCACCCGAGCCATCGTGCATCCGAACATGAAAGCGGTCCTAACCCGCATCATCGGTCCCAACGTGCAACTTCATCATTCCAAAATGTTAGTGAAACCTCCCGAGAACGGCGCCGCTTTCCCCATGCATCAAGACTATCCTTATTTCCCGCATGAGAACCACTCCATGTTGGCGGCAAGTGTCCATTTGGACCGGGCGGATGAAGAGAACGGCTGTCTTCGGGTCATACCCGGATCCCACCGCCAAGGTGAATTGCCTCATGTAGGCTCTTATTATCTGAACCATAAAGAATACCCCATTACGGACGGTATTCCTTGCGTGGCTGAAGCGGGGGATGTGTTGTTCTTTAACTATTTAACCATTCACGGCTCTGAGTCCAATAAAAGTTCCCGCACCCGGAGAAACATCCTGTTTCAATGCCGCGATGCCAGCGATTACCCGACAGTCAACACGCACTTCGACTGGGGTATGGGTTTAATGATTGCCGGCCATAATCCGGACTTTACGAAGGTCAAACCTGAATTTAAAATTGTATAA
- a CDS encoding AraC family transcriptional regulator encodes MYLCKESADILNAAHTVVTGPSASFHIHYWGMNARLFDNPVHKHSFFEICYVLEGEGVYTDDGVDHILKAGTHFVSRPGITHQIRTQKGLYIVFVAFDLDESSADEWVREAYRTIAEDANVVVYDGDAYATAHLWKTLMLRHEECGNVPQAGMSQVAYALLLSFLALFGKSVPLQQTGRPKNTNLLLQQAKMYIRDNLSQPLNLPGVARYLNVSERHLSRLFATGIHESFTQYLNGERIRQASHLLLTTDLPIKEIAESSGFSSVHYFSRLFKAQKQVPPASFREGVR; translated from the coding sequence ATGTATTTATGCAAAGAAAGTGCCGATATTCTGAATGCCGCCCATACGGTCGTTACGGGGCCTTCGGCTAGTTTCCATATTCACTACTGGGGGATGAATGCCCGGCTGTTTGATAACCCTGTACATAAGCATTCGTTTTTTGAAATTTGCTATGTGTTGGAGGGTGAAGGGGTTTATACGGATGACGGTGTTGACCATATCCTGAAAGCGGGTACTCATTTCGTATCCCGGCCGGGCATAACTCATCAAATCCGCACACAGAAAGGGTTGTACATTGTATTTGTGGCGTTTGATCTGGATGAATCGAGTGCTGATGAATGGGTGCGGGAGGCATATCGAACGATAGCGGAGGATGCGAACGTGGTGGTGTATGACGGGGATGCATATGCTACGGCACATTTGTGGAAAACGTTGATGTTGCGGCATGAGGAATGCGGAAATGTGCCGCAGGCCGGGATGTCCCAGGTGGCTTATGCCTTGTTGCTCTCCTTTCTCGCTCTGTTCGGAAAGTCTGTGCCTTTACAGCAAACCGGACGACCCAAGAACACGAACCTACTCCTGCAGCAGGCCAAAATGTACATTCGCGACAATCTGTCTCAGCCTCTAAATTTACCGGGTGTCGCCCGTTATTTGAATGTGTCGGAGCGTCATTTATCGCGCCTGTTCGCTACGGGGATCCATGAGTCATTCACCCAATATCTGAACGGGGAACGGATTCGTCAAGCCTCTCATCTGTTGTTGACGACAGACTTGCCGATAAAGGAGATTGCCGAAAGTAGCGGATTTTCTTCGGTACATTATTTCTCTCGCCTGTTTAAGGCGCAGAAACAAGTCCCTCCCGCTTCTTTTCGGGAGGGAGTGCGTTAA
- a CDS encoding low temperature requirement protein A has translation MKKVTWLELFYDLLFVAAVSKASHVLLHVHHGHIPLEYLLKFILIIIPIWWAWVGQSLFINRFGEDRTSHRMFLIVQLFFSLIMTASLSVEFDQNYAAFFIGYVGLRAMTAIQYLVVSRQELSYRKVTARYLGSRFWIGLVISASSLLFDSWLRYAALYAGIAVDIALPLLGRRHLVKTPIHTHHLLERFALFTLILLGEMVISILAVLQSGSWTWQSVLFAVMTFILTIAIWWQYFDNVEKKVNKTLQTTGQIIIYGHLFVFISLCMLAASIRLIFLEELNYSFMVGLIFGSVTLYFVSTTLVFHKYRHAHLRLGRIHLAILAGLLGIMFLCTLWLAVPGYIIIAEIMIFFGVYARLTT, from the coding sequence ATGAAAAAGGTGACTTGGCTTGAGCTGTTTTATGATTTACTGTTTGTCGCAGCTGTATCGAAGGCGAGCCATGTTCTTCTGCATGTTCATCACGGCCATATCCCACTTGAGTATCTACTGAAATTTATATTGATTATTATTCCAATCTGGTGGGCATGGGTTGGACAATCCCTCTTTATTAACCGGTTCGGGGAGGATCGGACATCCCATCGCATGTTTCTGATTGTACAGTTGTTTTTCTCCTTAATCATGACAGCCAGCCTGTCCGTTGAATTTGATCAGAATTATGCGGCATTCTTCATAGGTTATGTGGGTTTAAGAGCCATGACGGCCATTCAGTACTTAGTTGTAAGTCGTCAGGAATTATCCTACCGTAAAGTAACGGCACGTTACCTTGGTAGCCGATTCTGGATCGGACTTGTTATCTCAGCTTCTTCCCTGTTGTTCGACTCTTGGTTGCGATATGCGGCTTTGTACGCCGGGATTGCCGTTGATATTGCGCTTCCGCTGCTGGGCAGAAGACATCTGGTGAAAACCCCAATCCATACGCATCACTTGCTAGAACGCTTTGCTCTGTTTACACTGATCCTTCTTGGAGAAATGGTGATTAGTATACTCGCTGTATTGCAGTCCGGCTCGTGGACCTGGCAGTCCGTGCTTTTTGCGGTCATGACGTTTATATTAACGATCGCGATTTGGTGGCAATATTTTGATAATGTCGAAAAAAAGGTTAATAAAACCCTACAAACTACGGGACAAATCATTATCTATGGTCATTTGTTTGTCTTTATCTCCTTATGCATGCTTGCCGCTTCCATCCGTTTAATATTTCTGGAGGAATTAAATTACAGTTTTATGGTGGGCTTAATATTTGGGTCGGTAACGCTTTACTTCGTTTCCACCACGTTGGTATTCCATAAATATCGGCACGCCCACCTAAGACTGGGAAGGATTCATCTTGCGATTTTAGCGGGGTTGCTGGGAATTATGTTCCTATGCACGTTATGGTTAGCCGTACCCGGTTACATCATTATTGCTGAAATCATGATCTTCTTTGGTGTATATGCCAGATTAACGACATAA